The proteins below are encoded in one region of Coffea arabica cultivar ET-39 chromosome 4c, Coffea Arabica ET-39 HiFi, whole genome shotgun sequence:
- the LOC113738551 gene encoding DNA-repair protein XRCC1-like — protein MSESKKASSGNGRSSAGTKRNLPSWMSAREERDSSGGKNKEPKSSASASNSGSHDFSKLMEGVVFVLSGFVNPERAELRSRALEMGAEYQPDWNSNCTLLICAFPNTPKFRQVEADSGTIVSKEWILECHKQKKLMDIEPYLLYPGKPWRRQSVPSEASNDCRATTSLKLQKNVEKRSCTLPTNGASEDQPSNQVSDCFSPSRVKKWASDDLSRTLSWLESQDEKPEQSEIKKIAAEGILTCLQDAIDALKQGQLILQKTELWACVPRVVEELMKFDGTEDDSASVSKKYICRHAVACKQIYENEYRNLEDDSSPKKKSKTNDHGKCGNEEERTAPKGGDAYESDDTVEMTEEEIDRAYNAISATLLLDAG, from the exons ATGTCAGAGTCGAAGAAAGCAAGCTCCGGCAACGGCCGAAGCAGCGCCGGAACCAAACGGAATCTTCCTTCATGGATGAGTGCCAGAGAAGAGAGAGATAGTTCAGGTGGTAAAAATAAGGAGCCCAAATCTTCTGCTTCCGCCTCAAATTCCGGTTCCCACGACTTCTCAAAACTCATG GAAGGGGTGGTGTTTGTGCTATCCGGGTTTGTCAACCCGGAGCGGGCCGAGTTACGGTCTCGGGCACTTGAAATGGGAGCGGAGTATCAACCCGATTGGAATTCAAACTGTACCTTGCTCATCTGTGCATTTCCTAACACACCAAAATTTCGGCAAGTAGAGGCTGATTCTGGGACCATTGTTTCCAAG GAATGGATTTTGGAGTGTCATAAGCAGAAAAAGCTTATGGACATTGAACCTTATCTTTTGTATCCCGGCAAGCCATGGAGGAGGCAAAGTGTTCCCAGTGAAGCCAGCAATG ATTGTAGAGCTACTACATCTCTGAAATTGCAGAAAAATGTGGAGAAACGCTCATGTACACTGCCTACTAATGGTGCTTCTGAG GATCAACCTTCTAACCAAGTCAGCGATTGTTTTTCTCCTTCTAGAGTAAAGAAATGGGCTAGTGATGATTTGAGTAGGACACTATCATGGTTGGAAAGTCAAGATGAGAAG CCAGAACAGAGTGAGATAAAGAAAATAGCTGCAGAGGGGATCCTCACCTGTTTGCAGGATGCCATAGATGCTCTCAAGCAAGGGCAG CTTATCCTGCAAAAAACTGAGCTGTGGGCCTGCGTCCCCAGGGTGGTTGAGGAGCTGATGAAGTTTGATGGCACCGAGGATGATTCGGCTTCAGTTAGCAAGAAATATATTTGCAGACATGCTGTCGCCTGTAAACAGATTTATGAGAATGAGTACAGAAACTTGGAAGATGATTCATCTCCAAAGAAGAAGTCGAAGACTAATGACCATGGGAAGTGCgggaatgaagaagaaaggacaGCTCCTAAGGGTGGCGATGCCTATGAGAGCGATGATACAGTTGAGATGACAGAAGAGGAAATAGACCGAGCTTATAATGCCATTTCTGCTACGCTACTACTTGATGCTGGCTAA
- the LOC113739587 gene encoding uncharacterized protein, with protein MEESNGRLWSLRPGGLKSTLSGKSTPRGSPSFRRVGSGRTPRRGGISSQYFRNNRIVLWLLLITLWTYGGFYIQSRWAHGDNKEGMFGGNGTDEINELKPQNEKTEVMPKDRRDLIETDDYLDSKAVLSKNQSLSRISDAIMAKSGNANPSRKSVSLKKSRKRSRRGSRNKSRVKQKEVVEVQESEVDVQEVEIPMLNSTYGLIVGPFGSIEDGILEWTPEKRLGTCNRKGQFARLVWSRKFVLIFHELSMTGAPLAMMELATELLSCGATVSVVVLSKRGGLMPELARRKIKVLEDKLDLSFKTAMKADLIIAGSAVSASWIEKYREHTVLGASQIAWWIMENRREYFDRAKLALNHVKRLIFLSELQSKQWLAWCEEEKIKLKSPPELIPLSVNDELAFVAGISCSLNTPAFSTEKMLEKRQLLRSSVRKEMGLTDDDMLVVSLSSINPGKGQFLLLESAHMVVEQRMAVNSSTIKGSVKRGRNYHARTLLQEGLKIGESSSELFHSEGYSAKFRSRENTLPTHYATTLYGDYSLRKLLANGETKQKQRLKILIGSVGSKSNKVTYVKTLLEFLSHHTNLSKSVLWTPATTRVASLYAAADVYVMNAQGLGETFGRVTVEAMAFGLPVLGTDSGGTKEIVEHNVTGLLHPLGRPGAQVLAKDIQYLLENPSARKQMGTEGRKKVEKMYLKKHLFKKFGEVLYSCMRIK; from the exons ATGGAGGAAAGCAATGGTAGATTGTGGTCGTTGAGACCAGGTGGCTTGAAATCTACGTTATCTGGAAAATCAACTCCAAGAGGTTCCCCTTCATTTAGGAGAGTTGGCTCTGGGCGTACTCCACGCAGAGGTGGAATTAGTAGTCAATATTTCAGAAACAACAGGATAGTGCTTTGGCTGCTTTTGATCACCCTTTGGACCTACGGCGGATTTTATATTCAGTCTAGGTGGGCTCATGGGGACAACAAGGAAGGGATGTTTGGTGGCAATGGGACCGATGAAATAAATGAACTCAAACCACAGAATGAAAAGACTGAGGTGATGCCAAAGGATCGCCGAGATCTGATTGAAACTGATGATTATCTTGATTCTAAGGCTGTGCTATCTAAAAACCAGTCCCTTTCGAGAATTTCAGATGCAATTATGGCCAAAAGTGGGAATGCTAATCCAAGTCGTAAGAGTGTATCTTTGAAGAAGAGCAGAAAGAGATCAAGACGTGGTTCACGTAACAAGTCCCGAGTTAAGCAGAAAGAAGTTGTAGAGGTCCAAGAATCTGAAGTTGATGTGCAGGAAGTGGAAATTCCTATGCTAAATTCTACTTATGGCCTGATAGTGGGTCCATTTGGCTCAATAGAAGACGGTATCCTGGAATGGACTCCCGAAAAGCGGTTAGGAACCTGCAACAGAAAGGGTCAGTTTGCACGTCTAGTTTGGTCTAGAAAGTTTGTTTTGATATTCCATGAGCTTTCGATGACTGGAGCTCCACTTGCAATGATGGAGTTGGCAACAGAGCTTTTGAGCTGTGGGGCCACAGTTTCTGTGGTTGTTCTTAGCAAGAGGGGTGGATTGATGCCAGAGCTTGCTAGAAGGAAGATCAAAGTGCTCGAGGACAAATTggatcttagcttcaaaactgCCATGAAAGCTGATCTCATCATTGCAGGGTCGGCAGTTTCTGCATCATGGATCG AAAAATACAGAGAACATACTGTCCTTGGTGCCAGTCAAATTGCTTGGTGGATCATGGAAAACAGGCGGGAGTACTTTGATCGTGCAAAGCTTGCCCTCAACCATGTGAAAAGGCTTATTTTCCTGTCAGAGTTGCAGTCTAAACAGTGGCTAGCCTGGTGTGAGGAAGAAAAGATCAAGTTAAAGTCTCCGCCTGAACTCATCCCCCTTTCTGTTAATGATGAACTGGCTTTTGTGGCTGGCATTTCTTGCTCACTCAATACTCCAGCATTTAGCACTGAGAAGATGCTGGAAAAGAGGCAGCTATTGAGAAGTTCAGTAAGAAAGGAGATGGGATTGACAGATGATGACATGCTTGTGGTGTCTttaagtagtattaaccctggAAAAGGTCAATTCTTGCTTCTTGAATCAGCACACATGGTGGTTGAACAACGCATGGCTGTGAACAGTTCCACAATCAAAGGTTCAGTTAAGAGAGGTCGAAATTATCATGCAAGGACTCTTCTTCAAGAGGGGCTCAAAATTGGAGAATCCTCATCTGAGTTATTCCATTCTGAGGGATACTCGGCAAAGTTTAGATCAAGAGAGAACACTCTTCCTACACATTATGCCACAACACTTTATGGTGATTACAGTCTGAGGAAACTGTTGGCTAATGGTGAAACAAAGCAGAAACAGAGGCTCAAGATTCTTATTGGTTCAGTAGGATCCAAGAGCAATAAAGTGACTTATGTTAAAACACTTCTCGAATTTCTATCTCATCACACGAACTTATCTAAATCAGTACTATGGACTCCAGCAACCACGCGTGTGGCATCTCTCTATGCTGCAGCAGATGTATATGTGATGAATGCCCAG GGACTTGGAGAAACTTTTGGAAGAGTAACTGTTGAAGCAATGGCATTTGGTCTTCCG GTGCTGGGCACTGATTCTGGAGGCACAAAGGAGATTGTTGAACACAACGTAACTGGTCTTCTCCATCCTTTGGGGCGTCCAGGGGCTCAAGTTCTCGCCAAAGATATTCAGTACTTGCTTGAGAATCCATCGGCAAGAAAGCAAATGGGAacagaaggaagaaagaaagtggAAAAAATGTACTTGAAGAAACACCTGTTCAAGAAATTTGGAGAGGTCCTCTACAGCTGCATGAGGATAAAATAG
- the LOC113738752 gene encoding centromere protein C-like, with protein sequence MATESLMVSESVDPLQSLFGPSLFPRTIVRAPTDPAMPSDPKDLDSVHHLMKSVALSSPEMLLDAGKAIVDRGPELLNSEFEKFAKSIGIDKEALRPRGNEKPQERRPGLGRPRPRFSLKPNTNKPPVTLEPSWDIDRLQDPEEFFSAFEKAENAKREIQRQEGGIMDDSDKYDSSTRNRPRRPGILGKSVSYKHRYSSVLLESGDKPISSQGTGGLDLLGAPSNVADTETQETDVAVSTGSITMTENRVNGILDELISRTSQDLDADEALSLLQERFKIKPIDLDKTCVPVFQDIGRTDFMALGEKVPNVRKTLSNISNLVKPLNGETTVNCEKAAEISISSVASPTPPKSPFASISLLKKRSTYSNSLRDPFSPFSVDLLERRNPAGSQTDLADKGSGSALLESSSECNTSRGAETLLENSNQHNTSRGAESNDSADGTDKQIEKDGDKYESAGRSVKTNSHGHDSTPAGIDAGLHMHASVEVEGIRSEAAIPARPDANMDKSPVMLNMHGSQPLSDQLNTAAIEDNTVVIPSTTAEINAKKNSENLPAKEQGRTKRPWREIHELKALARRKSIQEAGTSFESGVRRSKRIKTRPLEYWKGERFLYGRVNESVKLIGLKYISPAKGDGQLKVKSYVPNEILEVAARL encoded by the exons ATGGCAACCGAATCTCTGATGGTATCCGAATCGGTGGACCCACTACAGTCGTTATTTGGACCTTCTTTGTTCCCTCGAACAATTGTTAGGGCTCCGACGGATCCCGCGATGCCATCTGACCCCAAAGATCTCGATTCAGTTCATCACCTCATGAAATCCGTG GCATTAAGCAGTCCTGAAATGCTTTTGGATGCGGGAAAGGCTATTGTTGATAGGGGTCCAGAGCTTCTGAACTCTGAGTTTGAAAAGTTTGCGAAATCCATTGGAATTGATAAAGAAGCTCTTCGTCCACGAGGCAATGAAAAGCCTCAAGAAAGAAGGCCTGGCCTTGGTCGTCCACGGCCTCGATTTTCTCTAAAGCCGAACACAAA TAAGCCTCCTGTGACTTTGGAGCCAAGTTGGGATATTGATCGCCTTCAGGATCCAGAAGAGTTTTTCTCTGCTTTTGAGAAAGCTGAAA ATGCTAAAAGAGAAATACAAAGACAGGAGGGTGGAATTATGGATGACTCTGATAAGTATGATTCATCCACTCGTAACCGTCCTCGTCGACCTGGAATTTTAGG GAAATCAGTCAGTTACAAACATCGATATTCGTCAGTGCTTCTGGAGAGTGGTGACAAGCCTATATCCTCCCAGGGGACAGGGGGGCTGGATCTTCTGGGTGCACCTAGTAATGTTGCTGACACTGAAACACAAGAGACAGATGTGGCTG TTTCTACAGGATCAATAACAATGACTGAAAACAGAGTGAATGGCATTTTGGATGAACTAATCTCAAGAACCAGCCAAGATCTAGATGCGGATGAGGCGTTGTCTCTCTTGCAAGAAAGATTTAAGATCAAACCTATTGATCTGGACAAAACATGTGTTCCTGTTTTTCAGGATATTGGAAGGACTGATTTCATGGCACTGGGAGAAAAGGTTCCAAATGTTAGGAAGACCTTATCAAACATATCTAATCTGGTCAAACCATTAAATGGGGAAACAACTGTTAATTGTGAAAAAGCAGCAGAGATTTCCATCAGTTCTGTAGCTTCACCTACCCCACCAAAAAGTCCATTTgcctcaatatctttgttgAAAAAGCGCAGTACATATTCCAATTCATTGAGGGACCCGTTTTCTCCTTTTAGTGTTGATTTATTGGAGCGTAGAAATCCAGCAGGATCTCAAACCGACTTGGCAGATAAAGGCAGTGGCAGCGCATTACTTGAAAGCTCTAGTGAATGCAACACAAGTAGGGGTGCAGAAACATTACTTGAAAACTCTAATCAGCACAACACAAGTAGGGGAGCAGAAAGTAATGATTCAGCAGATGGAACAGACAAACAAATAGAGAAA GATGGAGATAAGTATGAATCTGCAGGACGATCTGTTAAAACGAATTCCCATGGTCATGACTCCACACCAGCTGGTATTGACGCTGGTCTTCACATGCATGCATCTGTTGAG GTTGAAGGTATACGATCCGAAGCTGCCATCCCTGCTCGTCCAGATGCGAACATGGACAAATCACCAGTCATGCTTAATATGCATGGAAGTCAGCCTCTCTCTG ATCAACTAAATACAGCTGCAATTGAAGACAATACTGTAGTTATTCCTTCAACAACAGCAGAGattaatgcaaagaaaaattcTGAG AACCTTCCAGCCAAGGAGCAAGGGAGGACAAAAAGACCATGGCgtgaaattcatgaattgaaagCACTTGCTCGTAGGAAAAGCATTCAAG AAGCTGGCACTTCATTTGAATCTGGGGTAAGGAGAAGCAAGAGAATCAAGACTAGACCTTTAGAGTACTGGAAAGGCGAAAGATTTTTATATGGTCGTGTGAATGAGA GTGTGAAGCTGATCGGACTGAAGTACATATCTCCTGCTAAAGGTGATGGACAATTGAAGGTGAAATCTTATGTGCCGAATGAGATTCTTGAAGTTGCAGCTCGTCTTTGA
- the LOC113739588 gene encoding F-box/kelch-repeat protein At1g80440-like, whose amino-acid sequence MGLLPGLPDDVGLECLVRVPYDHFSSVASVCKSWKLQIQQPEFMRRRKAAGCTSTVIVMAQAHFDPTRKSGSVKLPATPVYRLTLCEPENGYWTELPPVPGYTEGLPMFCQLVGVGLNLVVMGGWNPDTWEVSNAVFVYSFSTASWRRGADMPGCRRSFFACASDLKRTVFVAGGHDDEKNALSSALAYDVAKDKWVQLPDMAMERDESKGAFQGGKFHVIGGYHTNMQGRFTTSAESFDLSTCQWDPVQNDFLDIATCPRTCVGGAGDGRLLMCRDADVAILQNSKWQAVTQLPADIRNVSYVTAWQGNLLLIGSPRFSEPHKIYMLDLQSYTWTKVETRDGFSGHVQSGCCLQM is encoded by the coding sequence atgGGGCTTCTTCCGGGTCTTCCAGATGATGTCGGACTCGAATGTCTTGTACGTGTCCCCTACGATCATTTCTCCTCTGTTGCATCCGTGTGTAAGAGTTGGAAGCTTCAGATTCAGCAGCCTGAGTTTATGCGCCGAAGGAAAGCCGCGGGCTGTACAAGCACGGTCATTGTCATGGCCCAAGCGCATTTCGACCCGACCCGAAAATCCGGATCCGTGAAGCTGCCCGCCACCCCGGTTTACAGGCTCACCCTTTGTGAACCCGAAAACGGTTACTGGACTGAGCTTCCACCGGTGCCCGGATACACCGAGGGGTTGCCTATGTTTTGCCAGCTTGTCGGGGTGGGGTTGAACTTGGTGGTCATGGGCGGGTGGAACCCAGATACATGGGAGGTTTCTAACGCTGTTTTTGTCTATAGTTTTTCTACTGCTTCGTGGCGGCGGGGGGCTGACATGCCAGGTTGCCGGAGATCATTCTTTGCATGTGCGTCGGATCTTAAGCGGACGGTGTTTGTCGCCGGCGGGCACGATGATGAAAAGAATGCATTGAGCTCAGCTCTGGCGTATGACGTGGCAAAGGATAAGTGGGTACAATTGCCTGACATGGCAATGGAACGTGATGAGTCAAAGGGAGCTTTCCAAGGTGGCAAGTTCCATGTCATCGGTGGCTACCATACAAACATGCAAGGTAGATTCACAACAAGTGCAGAATCGTTTGATCTTTCTACTTGCCAATGGGATCCAGTCCAAAATGACTTCTTGGATATTGCCACGTGTCCCCGGACCTGTGTTGGTGGCGCCGGAGATGGGAGATTGCTTATGTGTCGAGATGCTGACGTGGCAATTCTTCAGAATTCCAAATGGCAAGCTGTGACTCAGCTTCCGGCAGACATAAGGAACGTATCGTATGTGACAGCGTGGCAGGGGAATCTACTTTTGATAGGCTCTCCCAGATTCAGTGAGCCCCACAAGATTTACATGTTGGACTTGCAGAGTTACACGTGGACAAAGGTTGAGACACGAGACGGTTTCTCTGGCCATGTTCAGTCAGGCTGCTGTCTACAAATGTGA